Proteins from a genomic interval of Rhodothermus marinus:
- a CDS encoding metal-dependent hydrolase, translated as MKLTYFGHSAFQIETNGTTLLFDPFITGNPHTQGVVTADQLRPDVILLTHAHGDHWGDTLSIARRTNALLIANFEITQYAQKHGHSNVHPMNTGGSWQFPWGRVTQTYARHSSSFPDGTYGGNPNGYILEIEGKVIYDLGDTCPFAEMAWYGEDYNIDVALMPVGDLFTMGVEGAVRAAKMLKPGLIIPIHYNTFPPIQIDIEQCRKRLEQEGFKVQVMKPGESLTL; from the coding sequence ATGAAGCTCACGTATTTCGGACATTCGGCCTTCCAGATCGAGACGAACGGCACGACGCTGCTTTTCGACCCCTTCATCACGGGCAATCCGCACACGCAGGGCGTCGTGACGGCCGACCAGCTGCGACCGGATGTGATTCTGCTCACGCATGCGCACGGCGATCACTGGGGCGATACGCTGTCCATCGCCCGCCGCACCAACGCGCTGCTGATCGCCAACTTCGAGATCACTCAGTATGCCCAGAAGCACGGGCACAGCAACGTCCACCCCATGAACACCGGCGGCTCCTGGCAATTCCCGTGGGGCCGCGTGACGCAGACCTACGCCCGGCACTCGTCGTCATTCCCGGACGGCACCTATGGCGGCAACCCGAACGGCTATATCCTTGAGATCGAAGGCAAGGTGATCTACGATCTGGGCGACACCTGCCCCTTCGCCGAGATGGCCTGGTACGGTGAGGATTACAACATCGACGTGGCGCTCATGCCGGTGGGCGATCTGTTCACGATGGGCGTCGAGGGGGCCGTCCGGGCCGCCAAGATGCTCAAACCCGGCCTGATCATTCCAATTCACTACAACACGTTCCCGCCCATTCAGATCGACATCGAGCAGTGCCGCAAGCGTCTGGAGCAGGAGGGCTTCAAAGTGCAGGTCATGAAGCCGGGCGAAAGCCTGACGCTCTAA
- a CDS encoding DUF5615 family PIN-like protein, producing the protein MPLRFLVDESCDYIVVQALRQAGHDVLAVAESLRGAEDQKVAEYAWREKRIVITEDKDFGRLVYAQRQTQTGVVLVRFPASRRADLCPALLSLIQRYENQLAGAFIVLQPERVRFRKLPE; encoded by the coding sequence ATGCCACTGCGTTTCCTGGTTGACGAAAGTTGCGACTACATAGTTGTTCAAGCGCTTCGGCAAGCTGGCCACGATGTACTGGCGGTTGCGGAGTCATTACGCGGCGCTGAAGACCAGAAAGTAGCTGAATACGCCTGGCGGGAAAAACGCATCGTTATCACGGAAGATAAAGATTTTGGACGTCTGGTTTATGCGCAGCGACAGACGCAAACAGGCGTTGTGCTGGTGCGCTTTCCCGCCTCCCGTCGAGCCGACCTGTGCCCGGCGCTTCTCTCGCTAATTCAGCGGTACGAGAATCAACTGGCCGGGGCCTTTATCGTTTTGCAGCCTGAACGTGTTCGCTTTCGCAAACTTCCCGAATAA
- a CDS encoding DUF433 domain-containing protein, translated as MEKPEALWTRIEVNPRIMLGKPVIRGTRIPVELILRKLSEGATEEMLLEAYPHLTREDIRAALAFAAALLANEESLTL; from the coding sequence ATGGAAAAGCCAGAGGCCCTGTGGACGCGTATTGAAGTCAATCCGCGCATCATGCTCGGGAAGCCGGTCATTCGCGGCACACGCATTCCCGTAGAACTCATTCTGCGCAAATTAAGCGAAGGTGCCACCGAAGAAATGCTCCTGGAAGCTTACCCCCACCTGACGCGTGAGGACATTCGGGCTGCCCTGGCTTTCGCTGCCGCCCTATTGGCCAACGAAGAGTCCTTAACGCTTTAA
- a CDS encoding OPT family oligopeptide transporter, giving the protein MERPASVSTGPYIPPDRSLPEITVKALILGVILAAVLAAANAYLGLKVGMTVSASIPAAVISMGVLRLFRRANILENNIVQTAASAGESLAAGVIFTLPALILLGYWQGFPYLDTLAVAAAGGVLGVLFTIPLRRALIIEGGLRFPEGIATAEVLIAGDEGGRGVRDIAVAAVAGGLVKLAQTGFRVLAGTVDGAVQVGRALFGFGSELGVALLGVGYIVGLRIATLVFAGGLISWLFGIPIYTALHGLPEGAEGYEAALQIWSTRIRYLGVGAMAVGGLWALLSLIRPIRDGVRASWQAVREARQGHQVAIPRTERDTPIHFVLAGTLAMALPLVFVFLHVIDQPHLGASDGTYAATIAFGVLFALVAGFLFSSVAGYMAGLVGSSNNPISGVTIATILTASLLLLLLLGSQIDLQVNAERATAAAATAILIGAVVCCAAAIAGDNMQDLKTGHLVGATPYKQQIMQMVGVLTGALVLAPVLELLFNAYGLGGVFPREGMDPSQMLAAPQASLMQSVAQGVFARSLDWTIIGIGALIAVAIIAADQVLKARGSSFRMPVLAVAVGIYLPLELSVPIFVGGLVSYAAGRALGGRQESSRGLLFASGLITGEALVGILLAIPFALAQSTDVLRLVPDSFAPVAHTLGVLVFLGFVYWLYRVART; this is encoded by the coding sequence ATGGAACGTCCTGCTTCGGTTTCGACAGGTCCCTACATCCCGCCCGATCGATCGCTGCCGGAGATTACCGTCAAGGCGCTGATTCTGGGCGTGATTCTGGCCGCCGTGCTCGCCGCGGCGAACGCCTACCTGGGCCTCAAGGTGGGCATGACCGTATCGGCCTCGATTCCGGCCGCCGTCATCTCGATGGGCGTGCTGCGGCTGTTTCGACGCGCGAACATTCTGGAAAACAACATCGTGCAGACGGCCGCCTCGGCCGGCGAGTCGCTGGCGGCCGGCGTGATCTTCACGCTGCCGGCGCTGATCCTGCTGGGCTACTGGCAGGGCTTTCCATATCTCGACACACTGGCCGTGGCGGCGGCCGGCGGCGTGCTGGGTGTGCTGTTCACGATCCCGCTGCGACGGGCGCTCATCATCGAAGGGGGCCTGCGCTTTCCCGAAGGCATCGCCACGGCCGAGGTGCTCATTGCGGGCGACGAAGGCGGGCGGGGCGTGCGCGACATTGCCGTGGCGGCCGTTGCCGGCGGCCTGGTCAAGCTGGCCCAGACGGGCTTCCGAGTGCTGGCCGGCACGGTGGACGGCGCCGTGCAGGTGGGCCGCGCGCTGTTCGGCTTCGGGAGCGAGCTGGGCGTGGCGCTGCTGGGCGTGGGCTACATCGTGGGGCTCCGCATCGCGACGCTGGTCTTCGCGGGCGGACTGATCTCGTGGCTGTTCGGGATTCCCATCTACACGGCGCTGCACGGCCTGCCCGAGGGTGCTGAAGGCTACGAGGCCGCCCTGCAGATCTGGAGCACCAGGATTCGCTACCTGGGCGTGGGTGCCATGGCGGTCGGGGGCCTGTGGGCGCTGCTGTCGCTGATCCGTCCGATCCGCGACGGCGTGCGGGCTTCGTGGCAGGCTGTTCGGGAGGCCCGCCAGGGGCATCAGGTGGCCATCCCCCGCACCGAACGCGACACGCCCATTCATTTCGTGCTGGCCGGCACGCTGGCCATGGCGCTGCCGCTGGTGTTCGTCTTCCTGCACGTGATCGATCAACCGCACCTGGGCGCCTCAGACGGCACCTACGCGGCGACCATCGCCTTCGGCGTCCTGTTTGCGCTCGTGGCCGGCTTTCTGTTTTCATCGGTGGCCGGCTACATGGCCGGTCTGGTGGGCTCGTCGAACAACCCGATCTCCGGCGTCACGATCGCCACGATCCTGACGGCCTCGCTGCTGTTGCTGTTGCTGCTGGGCAGCCAGATCGACCTGCAGGTGAACGCCGAACGGGCCACGGCGGCGGCCGCCACGGCCATCCTGATCGGCGCGGTGGTCTGCTGCGCGGCGGCCATCGCCGGCGACAACATGCAGGACCTCAAAACCGGCCACCTGGTGGGCGCCACGCCCTACAAACAGCAGATCATGCAGATGGTGGGCGTGCTGACCGGTGCGCTCGTGCTGGCACCCGTGCTGGAGCTGCTCTTCAATGCCTACGGACTCGGCGGCGTCTTTCCGCGCGAGGGCATGGATCCGTCCCAGATGCTCGCAGCTCCCCAGGCCAGCCTCATGCAATCGGTGGCGCAGGGCGTCTTTGCCCGGAGCCTGGACTGGACGATCATCGGGATCGGCGCATTGATCGCCGTCGCCATCATTGCGGCCGATCAGGTGTTGAAGGCGCGTGGCAGCAGCTTCCGGATGCCCGTGCTGGCCGTAGCCGTGGGCATCTACCTGCCGCTGGAGCTGTCGGTGCCGATCTTCGTGGGCGGACTCGTCTCGTATGCGGCCGGACGGGCACTCGGCGGGCGCCAGGAGTCGTCGCGCGGGCTGCTGTTCGCCTCCGGGCTGATTACCGGCGAGGCGCTCGTGGGCATTCTGCTGGCCATTCCGTTCGCGCTGGCCCAGAGCACCGACGTGCTGCGCCTGGTGCCCGACAGCTTCGCCCCCGTGGCCCACACGCTGGGCGTGCTCGTTTTCCTCGGCTTCGTGTACTGGCTCTACCGCGTCGCGCGTACGTAA